ACGTAAGAGATAGAACTGAGGAAGACGGTCACCACGAGGATGTGGGGGacgcaggtggagaaggccttcccCTGCTCATGTGTGGGGAATCTGAGCACAGTAGAAAATATGCGCACATAGGACATGGCGATGAAAATAAAGCAGCCGCCACATACCACCACAGCGGAGATGAGAATGGAGAGCTCATTGCTGGACGTGTCAGAGCAAGAGAGCCTCAGCAGGGAGGGGATGTCACAGAAAAACTGAGGGACCTCATTGGAGCCACAGAAGTTCAGCTGTAAAGTGTTTCCAGTGTGTGCACCTGCGTAGACCAGGCCACTGAGCAGGGAAGCCAGGGTCAGGTGGACACAAAGTTGGAGGTTTATGATAGTTGAATAATGGAGGGgctggcagatggccacatagtgGTCCCAGGCCATGATGGTGAGAAACAGAATCTCCACAAAGGCACAAAAAATGACTAGGAAGATCTGGGTTGCACAGCCAGCCACTGAAATGGCCCTGTGGCCAGTGAGAGAGTTGACACAGGCAGTGGGGACAGTGACAGAAATGTAACACATGTCCAAGATGGACAGGTtcctgaggaagaagtacatgggtgtgtgcaggtTCTGGTCAGCAGTGGTGACGGTGACGATGAGAAGGTTCCCTAAGAGGGTGGCCAGGTACATGAGTAAGAATAACATGGAATAGAGGAACCTCAGTTTCCAGCCTTCAGCAAAGCCCATGAGGAGAAACTCAGTCACCATGGTGGAGTTGGCCATCTTGTGGAGATGCTGTTGACTGGGAGGCAGAGGAAAGAAGACAAGGGGCACACAAAAGTCAACAACCATCTCAGATGTTCTTCCTCCAAGTGTTTACTGCTGTATTAGGTAATCTGTGCATGGAGGGACGGCCACTACTGGCCTCCTGATTGGCTTCACCACTTCTGAGTAGATTGGACTCAGAGCTCAGGAGGTTCCCTGTCTTCTGTAACACCCAGCACAGAGTCATTGTCTCAATGAAAACTGAGTACCCAGTGCATCTGAAATCCCTGTGTTAGAGTAAGGTCACAGTTCCACGAAAGTGTCATTAGGAGCTGACCAGCACCTTTGGGTGGATGTGGACACCCAGCAAGGATGGGCTCAGTGCCCTCCAGCATGGTCTGCCTGTCATCAAGAGACATGTCTCTATTCACTGTCCTGTCCCTATGTGCAGAAATCAGTATTGAGAGTCTCTACACATTCCTAAAGCCTACCACTGTCAGGACTTCCAGAGTGGGTGGTAGGCTGCTGATTTACATGTGATTTTACAATGTTGTTCTATGGAAATCTTTCAATTCTGCAAATTATGACTCCGTCAATGCTTCGAGCAAAGTTGAAGCTGTAACTGAATTTGAAGTCACAGCTCGAGGTGAAGTAAGCCCCCTGTGATCACATGGGGAACTGAATACTGGGACTTCCTTGGGATCCATGCTGTGGATGTTGTAGGTACTCTACCAAAGCCTGGGTTTCATGACACTCAAATGTATACCTTTGTAATAAAATGGATGGAGGTACTTCCTAATCTTGATCTTCTGATTATTTGTCATTAAAAGTATTTGGCTTTTTGGGTGGTTATGTTGCCCCCAAATTTACTCCTAGGTTTGGTACTGGTTCCACAGGATAGCACCCTGACACAAACAACCATAGTTCTGCATTGTCCTCTGCCCCCAAGTCCCCTCCCTCATTATCTCTACTGCCTGTCTTTCCTTGCTCCATGGACTAATACTTCACTTCTCTTTAGAACAATTTTCCATATTGTTCTATCAGCATGTGCAATTTTGTAACACagattttatgtattatgttagTTTTGTAGGATAATATTTGTGCCTCAGTGATATAACTGTTATATTAAATATCTCCACCAACAAGAGTCATTTCCTAAGGAAGAAACGGTCTTAAAGAGAGCTAACAAGTGCATCTCAAATTGTAAGTGTGGCAGTGTGTGGGGAGATGAGCCTGGCTTACCCAGCAAGCCCTGTACGCAGGTCAACATAGGCCTAGTTCTGCTGGGGTCCTAAGGCCAAGGCTGCAGGGC
This genomic interval from Marmota flaviventris isolate mMarFla1 chromosome 5 unlocalized genomic scaffold, mMarFla1.hap1 SUPER_5_unloc_1, whole genome shotgun sequence contains the following:
- the LOC114082800 gene encoding olfactory receptor 14C36-like; translated protein: MANSTMVTEFLLMGFAEGWKLRFLYSMLFLLMYLATLLGNLLIVTVTTADQNLHTPMYFFLRNLSILDMCYISVTVPTACVNSLTGHRAISVAGCATQIFLVIFCAFVEILFLTIMAWDHYVAICQPLHYSTIINLQLCVHLTLASLLSGLVYAGAHTGNTLQLNFCGSNEVPQFFCDIPSLLRLSCSDTSSNELSILISAVVVCGGCFIFIAMSYVRIFSTVLRFPTHEQGKAFSTCVPHILVVTVFLSSISYVYLRPPVTSEVIQDIVLSVFYTIVPPLLNPVLYSLRNKQVKEAVRKVILRRVYSGA